Proteins from one Geomonas agri genomic window:
- a CDS encoding roadblock/LC7 domain-containing protein: MSNPQLIMYDEEFKQINVALEKLLREANAKVIFLVDKNGQLITGCGETERFDTTSLASLTAGNIAATGGLAKLIGEKEFSILFHEGEKDNLHISIVAGRVILVVLFDTRSSLGLVRLRVKKASEELTAIFNRLLQKNEEKEKSGDSEFPFAEITDDDIDNLFS; the protein is encoded by the coding sequence ATGTCGAATCCTCAGTTGATTATGTACGATGAGGAATTCAAACAGATAAACGTTGCGCTGGAGAAGCTGCTGCGCGAGGCCAATGCAAAGGTGATCTTCCTGGTGGACAAGAACGGCCAGTTGATCACCGGCTGCGGCGAGACCGAGCGCTTCGACACCACCTCGCTCGCCTCGCTCACCGCCGGCAACATCGCCGCCACGGGTGGTTTGGCCAAGCTGATCGGCGAGAAGGAGTTCTCCATTCTCTTCCACGAAGGGGAGAAGGATAACCTGCACATCTCCATCGTTGCCGGCCGTGTCATCCTGGTGGTGCTCTTCGATACCCGCTCTTCGCTGGGGCTGGTTCGCCTGCGCGTTAAGAAAGCCTCCGAGGAACTCACCGCCATCTTCAATCGTCTGCTGCAGAAGAACGAGGAGAAGGAGAAGAGCGGCGACAGCGAGTTCCCCTTTGCGGAAATCACCGACGACGATATCGACAACCTGTTCAGCTAA
- a CDS encoding phosphoglucomutase/phosphomannomutase family protein, with the protein MQIQFGTDGWRGVIADTFTFDNLALVAQATMDYLHQEGLAGKGLVIGYDRRFLSKEFAERVAAIAAGNGIKTWLSHDYAPTPAVSWAVHEKKAGAGVMITASHNPPRYNGFKVKESFGGSARPSTTKVLEQMVAENQAASRPVQALELAEAQATGQVELFDASAPYLAQLGRYVDLELIRSAGIKAVVDPMYGAGSGLLPLLIPGIEEIHGAENPAFGGHPPEPIAEHLGELSALVEAGKFQVGLALDGDADRIGAVDETGEFFSSHRIFTVLLRHLYERKGVRGAVVKTVSTTQMIDLLTAKYGLELFETQIGFKHICELMLENDILMGGEESGGLGVKGHIPERDGILMGLLLLEAMAMSGKGLRALLEETMDEIGHFHYSRIDLPIDPQAKRQLLERMQEGGITNIAGFEVARHNFSDGFKFIFEDGAWLLIRPSGTEPVLRLYSEAGDPEKVALLLKAARGIASV; encoded by the coding sequence TTGCAGATACAATTCGGTACCGACGGGTGGCGCGGCGTCATCGCCGACACCTTCACCTTTGACAACCTTGCCCTGGTGGCGCAGGCCACCATGGATTATCTGCACCAAGAGGGTCTTGCGGGAAAAGGGCTGGTGATCGGCTACGACCGCCGCTTTCTTTCCAAAGAGTTCGCCGAGCGGGTCGCCGCCATCGCGGCCGGCAATGGCATCAAGACCTGGCTCTCTCACGATTACGCACCCACCCCCGCAGTCTCCTGGGCGGTCCACGAGAAGAAAGCAGGCGCCGGGGTAATGATCACGGCCAGCCACAACCCGCCGCGCTATAACGGCTTCAAGGTCAAGGAATCCTTCGGAGGCTCCGCGCGCCCCTCCACCACCAAGGTGCTGGAGCAGATGGTGGCCGAGAACCAGGCCGCCTCCCGCCCGGTGCAGGCGCTGGAGCTGGCCGAGGCCCAGGCGACCGGGCAGGTCGAGCTGTTCGACGCCTCCGCCCCCTACCTGGCCCAGCTGGGGCGCTACGTCGACCTGGAGCTGATTCGCTCCGCCGGCATCAAGGCGGTCGTCGACCCGATGTACGGCGCGGGCTCCGGCCTGTTGCCCCTGCTGATCCCCGGGATCGAGGAGATCCACGGCGCCGAAAACCCGGCCTTCGGTGGCCACCCCCCCGAGCCCATCGCCGAGCACCTGGGCGAGCTCTCCGCGCTGGTAGAGGCAGGCAAGTTCCAGGTCGGCCTGGCGCTGGACGGCGATGCCGACCGTATCGGCGCCGTCGACGAGACCGGCGAGTTCTTCTCCTCGCACCGCATCTTCACGGTGCTATTGCGCCACCTTTACGAGAGGAAAGGGGTGCGCGGTGCCGTGGTCAAGACCGTTTCCACCACCCAGATGATCGACCTCCTGACCGCAAAGTATGGGCTGGAACTCTTCGAGACCCAGATCGGCTTCAAGCACATCTGCGAGTTGATGCTGGAGAACGACATACTGATGGGGGGGGAGGAGTCCGGCGGCCTCGGCGTCAAGGGGCACATCCCCGAGCGCGACGGCATCCTGATGGGGCTCCTGCTTCTGGAGGCGATGGCCATGAGTGGCAAGGGGCTGCGGGCGCTGCTCGAAGAGACCATGGACGAGATCGGCCACTTCCACTACTCCCGCATCGATCTCCCCATTGACCCGCAGGCGAAGCGGCAACTGCTGGAGCGGATGCAGGAGGGTGGCATCACCAACATCGCCGGGTTCGAGGTGGCGCGCCACAATTTCAGCGACGGCTTCAAGTTCATCTTCGAGGACGGAGCCTGGCTCTTGATACGTCCCTCCGGGACCGAGCCGGTGCTCAGGCTTTACAGCGAGGCGGGGGATCCGGAGAAAGTTGCCCTGCTTCTCAAGGCAGCACGGGGTATAGCGAGCGTGTAA
- a CDS encoding peptidylprolyl isomerase yields MLKRFIYALILGLFLAGGAFAAETKNPVVLIETNQGNIKVELNQEKAPISVKNFLDYANSGFYNGTIFHRVIPNFMIQGGGFGQDLMPKQTKAPIKNEAANGLKNERGTIAMARTGVVDSATAQFFINTVNNGFLNHNPAGGPAGYGYAVFGKVIEGMDVVDKIAATRTGRGANGMPDVPQTPMIIKSVKVLK; encoded by the coding sequence ATGCTGAAAAGATTCATCTACGCTCTGATCCTGGGGCTCTTCCTGGCGGGCGGCGCCTTCGCTGCCGAGACGAAGAACCCGGTAGTGCTTATCGAGACCAACCAGGGCAACATCAAGGTAGAGCTGAACCAGGAGAAAGCGCCGATCTCAGTCAAGAACTTCCTCGACTATGCGAACAGCGGCTTCTACAACGGGACCATCTTCCACCGCGTCATCCCCAACTTCATGATCCAGGGTGGCGGCTTCGGCCAGGACCTGATGCCCAAGCAGACCAAGGCCCCGATCAAGAACGAGGCGGCCAATGGCCTTAAGAACGAGCGCGGCACCATCGCCATGGCCCGCACCGGTGTGGTCGACTCCGCCACCGCGCAGTTCTTCATCAACACCGTGAATAACGGCTTCCTGAACCACAACCCGGCCGGCGGACCCGCGGGGTACGGCTATGCAGTCTTCGGCAAGGTCATTGAGGGGATGGACGTGGTCGACAAGATCGCCGCCACCAGGACCGGGCGCGGGGCAAACGGCATGCCGGACGTACCGCAGACGCCGATGATCATCAAGAGCGTCAAAGTCCTCAAGTAA
- a CDS encoding cytochrome c biogenesis protein ResB: protein MLKKLYATFCSLNLGLWLMTGVMVTLALGSFSSASSEQGGLNDMPLLFWLQRAPLGYSWWLWLCVACIAVLFVNALICSIDALRRKGRSVAPHLMHAGFLLIVLAHLLSAYGGFKQQMQLPQGDSFGFPDGERVVVERISGQIGPMGMMSTYRADLRLSDGLHAVQPNQPLFHKGYGIYVKDVELSPVPVALFEVHKEPGALTAFIGALIFTVGNLMLLAQRKGR from the coding sequence TTGCTGAAAAAACTCTACGCAACCTTCTGCTCGTTAAACCTTGGCCTCTGGCTCATGACCGGAGTCATGGTCACCCTGGCCCTGGGTTCCTTTTCCAGCGCCAGTTCGGAGCAAGGTGGCCTCAACGACATGCCGCTCCTCTTCTGGCTGCAGCGCGCGCCCCTGGGCTACTCCTGGTGGCTCTGGCTCTGCGTCGCGTGCATCGCGGTCCTCTTCGTCAACGCGCTCATCTGCTCTATCGACGCCCTGCGCCGCAAAGGCCGCAGCGTGGCACCGCACCTGATGCACGCGGGCTTCCTGCTCATCGTCCTGGCACACCTCCTCTCGGCTTACGGCGGGTTCAAACAGCAGATGCAACTGCCACAAGGCGATTCCTTCGGCTTTCCAGACGGGGAGCGGGTAGTGGTGGAGCGCATTTCGGGACAGATCGGTCCCATGGGGATGATGAGCACCTATCGTGCGGACCTGCGGCTCTCGGACGGCCTGCACGCGGTGCAGCCCAACCAGCCGCTCTTCCACAAGGGGTACGGTATTTACGTGAAGGACGTGGAACTCAGCCCGGTACCGGTGGCACTCTTCGAGGTGCACAAGGAACCGGGGGCCTTGACGGCTTTCATCGGTGCCTTGATCTTTACGGTGGGCAACCTGATGCTTCTGGCGCAGCGCAAGGGGAGATAA
- a CDS encoding cytochrome c biogenesis protein, with product MKWLLITSALLFVASIRRPIFVVALGCSLAYLASRGMGLGRLPLIGPQDTLAFFSGSLGLMALPFIYSRQTAGIRWFCWGCGALAGLFAALALPFPTINMPLPPILDTYWFELHVALAFFAYGLFGIAALLGIAFLQGGGKPALDLQYRAALVGYSFFSLSMVSGGIWGYYAWGTYWLWTAKELWTSILWIFYSLYLHLRLKGQSWERGFAWLGIVGFLVTLFTYLGVSMLMRSSHSF from the coding sequence ATGAAATGGCTTCTCATCACATCCGCGCTGCTCTTCGTCGCCTCCATCCGCCGGCCCATCTTCGTGGTGGCGCTCGGCTGCAGCCTGGCCTACCTCGCCTCGCGTGGGATGGGACTGGGACGGCTCCCCCTGATCGGACCGCAGGACACCCTGGCTTTTTTCTCCGGGTCGCTCGGGCTCATGGCGCTCCCCTTCATCTATAGCCGCCAGACCGCGGGCATACGCTGGTTCTGCTGGGGGTGCGGCGCGCTGGCCGGTCTCTTCGCCGCCTTGGCGCTTCCCTTCCCGACCATCAACATGCCGCTGCCCCCCATCCTCGACACCTACTGGTTCGAGCTGCACGTGGCGTTGGCCTTCTTCGCCTACGGCCTGTTCGGCATCGCTGCGCTCCTGGGCATAGCGTTTTTGCAGGGCGGGGGGAAACCCGCGCTTGACCTGCAGTACCGGGCCGCGCTGGTCGGTTACAGCTTCTTCTCGCTCTCCATGGTCTCGGGTGGTATCTGGGGCTATTACGCCTGGGGCACCTACTGGCTGTGGACCGCTAAGGAGCTTTGGACCTCCATCCTCTGGATCTTCTACTCGCTTTACTTGCACCTGCGCCTGAAGGGGCAGTCCTGGGAGCGTGGCTTTGCCTGGCTTGGCATCGTCGGCTTCCTGGTGACGCTCTTCACCTACCTGGGCGTCAGCATGCTCATGCGGAGCTCGCATAGTTTCTAG
- the def gene encoding peptide deformylase has translation MAVKPIVVYPDPILKQVCAPVQAIDDEIKQLIEDLVDTMHAGPGSVGVAAPQIGVSRRVCVIDVSKNRHGKENNHGLLLMINPEIVAKSGGAVMREGCMSVPDYTGDVERATELTLRFTEPDGNVREFDASGFEAVAIQHEMDHLDGFLFLDRIASLKTGLFRRKSYK, from the coding sequence ATGGCAGTCAAACCGATAGTCGTCTATCCCGACCCAATATTGAAGCAGGTCTGCGCCCCGGTGCAGGCCATCGACGATGAGATAAAGCAGCTGATCGAAGACCTGGTGGACACCATGCACGCGGGGCCTGGTTCCGTTGGCGTCGCTGCGCCGCAGATCGGCGTCTCCCGGCGCGTCTGCGTCATCGACGTCTCCAAAAACCGCCACGGCAAGGAGAACAACCACGGGCTGTTGCTGATGATCAACCCGGAGATCGTTGCCAAGAGCGGCGGCGCAGTGATGCGCGAGGGGTGCATGAGCGTGCCGGACTACACCGGCGACGTCGAGCGCGCCACCGAGCTCACCCTGCGTTTCACCGAGCCCGACGGCAACGTGCGCGAGTTCGATGCCTCCGGCTTCGAGGCCGTGGCCATTCAGCACGAGATGGACCACCTGGACGGTTTCCTGTTCCTGGATCGCATCGCTTCGCTTAAAACCGGCCTCTTCCGCAGGAAAAGCTACAAATAA
- a CDS encoding glycine cleavage system protein R, whose product MNLCRKPNLAHFAVTIIGKDRTGIVADTSEVLFKLGCNVEDSSCTMLGGEFAMILIVSHEKPFSKKKLEEEFAAKTAGTGLSAFVRTLKDDEVCYQGPEGELCLISVYGSDKPGIVYRITRELADRGVSITDLNTKLIGKPTEPVYVLVLEAALPQGLTVEDASALLEKLKKELSVEISVRLITPVSL is encoded by the coding sequence ATGAACCTTTGTCGCAAGCCTAACCTGGCTCATTTCGCCGTCACCATCATCGGCAAGGACCGCACCGGCATCGTGGCGGACACCTCCGAGGTGCTCTTCAAGCTCGGCTGCAACGTCGAGGACTCGAGCTGCACCATGCTCGGTGGCGAGTTCGCCATGATCCTGATCGTCTCCCACGAGAAGCCCTTCTCCAAGAAGAAGCTGGAGGAAGAGTTCGCCGCCAAGACCGCCGGCACCGGGCTTTCCGCCTTCGTCAGGACCCTGAAGGACGACGAGGTCTGCTACCAGGGGCCGGAAGGGGAGCTCTGCCTGATCTCGGTGTACGGTTCCGACAAGCCCGGCATCGTCTACCGCATCACCCGTGAGCTCGCCGACCGCGGCGTCAGCATCACCGACCTCAACACCAAGCTGATCGGCAAGCCGACTGAGCCCGTGTACGTGCTGGTGCTCGAGGCGGCACTGCCCCAGGGGCTCACGGTGGAGGATGCCTCCGCCCTGCTGGAAAAACTGAAAAAGGAGCTGAGTGTGGAGATTTCGGTGCGCCTCATTACACCCGTCTCCCTCTGA
- a CDS encoding DNA translocase FtsK, whose translation MTTEEKIEKKEKVAKEVKGMAFGVAGLFLFIALASFHGEDLSFNSVSTFAQTKNLGGRFGAQLSDLFLQLFGLAAYIFPCTLFYLTYRAFSSDTIRWRRYKLVGFGLLVLSISGLFAFNLQFTEFLGQRVPTGGFVGYQSAELMKRAFGKIGALLILLPMLAASAMLLSRFSFVLFANWWLTALKENWEKSKQRRALQRELASEKGEKEEKPRQHAAPVIKPAAVPAPVPAPVAKKEKKKDDKKTAPVQEAFDFIKAEGDFKTPPLSLLDPPPEGTKRQDKETLTMNARLMEKKLKDFGVEGEVVEICPGPVITMYEFSPGPGIKVSRIAGLQDDLTMALQAHSIRIVAPIPGKGVVGIELPNREREMVSLREIFATEQFHRGKMKLPMALGKDIAGHPLVTDLAKMPHLLVAGATGSGKSVAINTMILSLLYTSTPTDVRVIMVDPKMLELSVYEGIPHLLLPVVTNPKKAALALKWAVEEMGRRYRLMSDKGVRNIDSYNRELEREEKEKAENLARETVVVDEIIEDMEEIEDPDDMEAREAAIQAFLAKEEQLEHGHLPYIVVIVDELADLMMVAGREIEESIARLAQMARAAGIHLILATQRPSVDVITGLIKANFPARISFQVSSKIDSRTILDGNGAESLLGMGDMLFLPPGTSKMLRAHGAFVSDSEVQRVVEFLKKQGKPIYEKSILEMKAEEKGGGDEEEEVDERYDDALALVAEAKMASISMIQRRLRIGYNRAARIIEKMEQEGVIGPSDGTSKPREVFINKI comes from the coding sequence ATGACGACTGAAGAGAAGATCGAAAAAAAGGAAAAGGTGGCCAAGGAAGTCAAGGGGATGGCCTTCGGCGTGGCCGGGCTGTTCCTGTTCATCGCGCTGGCCTCCTTCCATGGCGAGGACCTGTCCTTCAACAGCGTCTCCACGTTCGCCCAGACCAAGAACCTCGGAGGACGCTTCGGTGCCCAGCTCTCCGACCTCTTCTTGCAGCTCTTCGGCCTGGCCGCCTATATCTTTCCCTGCACCCTTTTCTATCTTACCTACCGCGCCTTCAGCTCGGACACGATCCGGTGGCGCCGCTACAAGCTGGTCGGCTTCGGGCTGCTGGTGCTTTCCATCTCCGGCCTGTTCGCCTTCAACCTGCAGTTCACCGAGTTCCTGGGCCAGCGGGTTCCGACCGGCGGTTTCGTCGGCTACCAAAGCGCTGAGCTTATGAAGCGCGCCTTCGGCAAGATCGGGGCACTGCTCATCCTGCTTCCCATGCTGGCGGCGAGCGCCATGCTCTTGTCCCGCTTCTCCTTCGTCCTGTTCGCCAACTGGTGGCTGACCGCGCTCAAGGAGAACTGGGAGAAGAGCAAGCAGCGCCGCGCCCTGCAGCGCGAGCTCGCTTCCGAGAAGGGTGAGAAGGAAGAGAAGCCTCGGCAGCACGCGGCCCCGGTCATCAAGCCGGCCGCGGTGCCGGCGCCGGTTCCCGCACCGGTGGCCAAGAAGGAGAAGAAGAAGGACGACAAGAAGACCGCCCCAGTGCAGGAGGCCTTCGATTTCATCAAGGCGGAAGGGGACTTCAAGACCCCGCCGCTGTCCCTGCTCGATCCGCCGCCGGAGGGGACCAAGCGCCAGGACAAAGAAACCCTGACCATGAACGCGCGGCTCATGGAGAAGAAGCTCAAGGACTTCGGTGTCGAAGGGGAGGTGGTGGAGATCTGCCCCGGCCCGGTCATCACCATGTACGAGTTCTCCCCCGGCCCCGGCATCAAGGTGAGCCGCATCGCCGGCCTGCAGGACGACCTGACCATGGCGCTGCAGGCGCACTCGATCCGCATCGTCGCCCCGATCCCTGGCAAGGGGGTGGTGGGCATAGAGCTCCCCAACCGCGAGCGCGAGATGGTCTCGCTGCGCGAGATCTTCGCCACCGAACAGTTCCACCGCGGCAAGATGAAGCTCCCGATGGCGCTCGGCAAGGACATCGCCGGCCACCCGCTGGTGACCGACCTGGCCAAGATGCCGCACCTGCTGGTGGCCGGCGCCACCGGTTCGGGTAAATCGGTCGCGATCAACACCATGATCCTGTCGCTCCTGTACACCTCGACGCCCACCGACGTCAGGGTCATCATGGTCGACCCGAAGATGCTGGAACTCTCGGTGTACGAGGGGATCCCGCACCTCCTGCTCCCGGTCGTCACTAACCCGAAGAAGGCGGCCCTGGCGCTCAAGTGGGCGGTCGAGGAGATGGGACGCCGCTACCGGCTCATGTCGGACAAGGGGGTCAGGAACATCGACTCCTACAACCGCGAGTTGGAGCGTGAGGAAAAAGAGAAGGCCGAGAACCTTGCCCGCGAGACCGTGGTGGTCGACGAGATCATCGAGGACATGGAGGAGATCGAGGACCCGGATGACATGGAGGCGCGAGAGGCGGCCATCCAGGCCTTCCTTGCCAAGGAGGAGCAGCTGGAGCACGGCCACCTCCCCTACATCGTGGTCATCGTGGACGAACTCGCCGACCTGATGATGGTGGCCGGCCGCGAGATCGAGGAGTCTATCGCCCGCCTGGCCCAGATGGCCCGCGCCGCCGGCATCCACCTGATCCTCGCCACCCAGCGCCCGTCGGTCGACGTCATCACCGGTCTCATCAAGGCGAACTTCCCCGCGAGGATCTCGTTCCAGGTCTCCTCGAAGATCGACTCGCGCACCATTTTGGACGGCAACGGCGCCGAGTCGCTGCTCGGCATGGGCGACATGCTCTTCCTCCCGCCGGGAACCTCGAAGATGTTGCGCGCCCACGGTGCATTCGTCTCCGATTCCGAGGTGCAGCGCGTGGTCGAGTTCCTGAAGAAGCAGGGGAAGCCGATTTACGAGAAGTCGATCCTGGAAATGAAGGCCGAGGAAAAGGGAGGTGGCGACGAGGAGGAAGAGGTGGACGAGCGCTACGACGACGCCCTGGCCCTGGTGGCCGAGGCGAAGATGGCCTCCATCTCCATGATCCAGCGCCGCCTGCGCATTGGCTACAACCGCGCCGCCCGCATCATCGAGAAGATGGAGCAGGAAGGGGTCATCGGACCCTCCGACGGCACCAGCAAGCCCCGCGAAGTTTTTATCAACAAGATCTAG
- a CDS encoding ribonuclease J translates to MEESSIENTGLKFVALGGLGEIGLNMAAFEYGDDVVIVDCGLMFPEPYMLGIDVVIPDIGYLVERADRIRAILLTHGHEDHIGALPYVLRDINPPIYGTALTLGFVKEKLKEFELDEKVDLRVVKPRDVVELGDFIVEFIRVAHSTVDGCALALTCPEGVVIHTGDFKLDQTPVDGELTDLPTFARYGQAGVLALFADSTNIEREGYTLSERVVGEAFDEIFPNCPGRVIVAAFSSNIHRVQQVVHAAQKSGRKVLLNGRSMIANVQIARELGYLTIPDDLLMDLKELPRLPKEQVCMITTGSQGEPRSSLIRIAMDDHKQIKLERGDTVILSSRFIPGNEKTISDLMNHLYRRGAEVIHEKVSEVHVSGHASQEELKLLHNLVKPRFFVPVHGEYRHLVKHAQLAQRVGTPEERCILAVNGDVVLFSGDEAVIVDHVNTGRVFVDGKGVGDVGNVVLKDRKHLSEDGMVVVIVGINQVSGEIIYGPDIVSRGFIFEDESQQYLDEAKKVVLDTLALVSTEAMTDWNEVKLEVRRVLRRFFNKTIERRPVILPLVLEM, encoded by the coding sequence TTGGAAGAAAGCAGCATTGAAAATACCGGGCTGAAGTTCGTGGCCCTCGGCGGGCTCGGCGAGATCGGGCTGAACATGGCCGCCTTCGAGTACGGCGACGACGTCGTCATCGTCGACTGCGGGCTCATGTTCCCGGAGCCGTACATGCTGGGGATCGATGTGGTCATCCCGGACATCGGTTACCTGGTGGAACGGGCGGACCGGATCCGCGCCATCCTGCTCACCCACGGGCACGAGGACCACATCGGTGCGCTCCCGTACGTGCTGCGGGACATCAATCCTCCCATCTACGGCACCGCCCTCACCCTGGGCTTCGTCAAGGAAAAGCTGAAGGAGTTCGAGCTCGACGAGAAGGTCGACCTGCGCGTGGTGAAGCCCCGGGACGTGGTGGAACTGGGCGACTTCATAGTGGAGTTCATCCGCGTGGCCCACTCCACCGTGGATGGCTGCGCCCTGGCCCTCACCTGTCCCGAGGGGGTGGTGATCCACACCGGCGATTTCAAGCTGGACCAGACCCCGGTGGACGGCGAACTCACCGACCTCCCCACCTTCGCCCGCTACGGGCAGGCGGGGGTACTGGCGCTCTTTGCCGATTCGACCAACATCGAGCGCGAGGGTTACACCCTTTCGGAACGGGTGGTGGGCGAGGCCTTCGACGAGATCTTCCCCAACTGTCCCGGCCGGGTTATCGTTGCCGCCTTCTCGAGTAATATCCACCGGGTGCAGCAGGTGGTGCACGCGGCGCAGAAAAGCGGCAGGAAAGTGTTGTTGAACGGCCGCTCCATGATCGCCAACGTGCAGATCGCCCGCGAACTCGGCTACCTCACCATCCCCGACGATCTCCTCATGGATTTGAAGGAGCTCCCCAGGCTCCCCAAGGAGCAGGTCTGCATGATCACCACCGGGAGCCAGGGGGAGCCGAGAAGCTCGCTGATCCGGATCGCCATGGACGATCACAAACAGATCAAGCTTGAGCGCGGTGACACCGTCATCCTCTCCTCCCGCTTCATCCCGGGCAACGAGAAGACCATCTCCGACCTGATGAACCACCTGTACCGCCGCGGCGCCGAGGTGATCCACGAGAAGGTCTCCGAGGTGCACGTCTCCGGTCACGCCAGCCAGGAAGAGCTGAAACTCCTGCACAACCTGGTCAAGCCCCGCTTCTTCGTTCCGGTGCACGGCGAGTATCGACACCTGGTGAAGCACGCCCAGTTGGCCCAAAGGGTGGGCACCCCCGAGGAGCGCTGCATCCTGGCCGTAAACGGCGACGTGGTGCTCTTCTCCGGCGACGAGGCAGTCATCGTGGACCACGTCAACACCGGTCGCGTCTTCGTGGACGGCAAGGGGGTCGGCGACGTTGGTAACGTGGTCCTCAAAGACAGGAAGCATCTCTCCGAGGACGGCATGGTGGTGGTCATCGTCGGCATCAACCAGGTGAGCGGCGAGATCATCTACGGACCCGACATCGTATCGCGCGGTTTCATCTTCGAAGACGAGAGCCAGCAGTACCTGGACGAGGCGAAGAAGGTGGTGCTGGACACCCTGGCCCTGGTGAGCACCGAGGCGATGACCGACTGGAACGAGGTTAAGCTCGAGGTACGCCGCGTGCTGCGCCGCTTCTTCAACAAGACCATCGAACGGCGCCCGGTGATACTGCCGCTGGTATTGGAAATGTAG